The sequence CTTCTCCCCCTTAGTGGGTTGCCCTTTGCTTCTGTCGATGGTTTCTCAAGGCtctttgcatttctgttttcGGCGTCTCTCCACACTCCCCTGAGTGAGCTTCCTTAACTCCTGCCGACATGCTCGTGGTTACCGTCCGCCTTCAGCCAGGCGCGCTCTTGGGCTTCAGAGCGTCTTTCACGCTGGTCTGCGGGGTCTGCTGGCTGGGCCGCTTGCTCCGCCATCCCCTGGCCTTCAGGGTCCGGGCCACCTCCTCAGATGCTCCAGCCCCACCCTTCAGTTCTCCTGTGCTGCGGGTGTGACTCAGACATGGGCTTTCCAATCCAGGCTCTGACCTCTGCCCTGatgcccttcctcccttcctcatcCCGCCGAATCCGCGCAGGTACCACTTTGCCCGGAAGCCCCCTGTGGTGCCATAGCGGCGTAActgtttgcccccccccccccccacagtggGAGTCCTCGGATGGCAGGTTCTTATGGTATTTCACCTACATTGCCACTGCCTGAAGCGTGGGCACTCaggtgtttgttgaataaatattgaACGGGATTGGATATAAATGCCTTTCCCTGGTAATTTTCAGTGAGGGTCTTAGACTGACCTCAGGCAGCTGAGGAGTCCTGAACTCCTCCTCCACCGGGGGGGgggcactgggggggggggcgtggcgGAGCCTCAGGCTGAGTCCTTACCCTTCAGGGGAAGACGGTGTGCAGTTCTGGCTCAAAGACTCAGGAGGGTTCAGACTTCCTTAGGCCAGGGTACGGACGACTTGCCCTGAACCTTAACACGTGGCAAGTCTGCGTGGAACTGAGGCGGATCGGAGCAGCTACTTGGCAGTGGCCCCTGCCCAGGGTCCCGCCCTGGGATGAGGCAGAAAGGCCGCTGGGAAGGCGGGGTGAGGACCAGGTCCCGGAGGCCTTTGGAGGCAAAGCTGCAGTGCCTGGTCTTCCTGCGCCTGTACCTGGGCTGAcgggggtgggaggcgggggcggggggccggaAGAGTAAGTTCTTGCAGAGGCAGCAGAGGGAGAGCGGCGAGACGTTACAGTGTTTTcagctgtgtgtgtgcacgttGGAGGGGCTCCTGGCTGGCGTCGCGGCTCTAAGCACCCTGGTGGCAGGCGGCTGCCATCCCGGGCAGTACCCACCCCTGGTGTCGGTACAGAGCCCTCCCTCCTGGTGCAGCAATGAGAAGTTGGAGGGCCCCACGCCTACTCCACCCTGCTTCCTGAGCCCTCCCCAGGTCCACATGGTGGGCTGCGGGATGGGCCGGGTCCCTGAGTTTAAGCACCACctcccccttcctgccctcctcccgCCACAGGCGTCGCCCGTCTGCTCTCTGGGCCCCGCCTCCCCTCTGTGGTTGCAGGAAAGATACCATTTCTAGGCTCTTCTGGCATCAATGTCTGAAGACACTAGACGTAGAAACGCACGGACTTTCTTTCATGTCTGGGGCCACGGGCTGCCCTCAGGCTGGTCAAGCTGCTCAGGGGAGGCCTCTGGGCCAGCCCTTCCCCCATGCTGGATGGCCTTGCTGTTCTGCCTCCCTGTCCAGGTGGCCCTGCCTGCCCGCCTGGAGCTGGCCATGTGGCTGTCCCCCTCAGCTGGAAACCCCTCGGTTCGTGCACGCACTGCAGTCCTTAGCAGTGACGGCACACCGGGGGACTGGAAGCTTCTGGAAGCCTGTCCTGGGTGCAAGAGCCCTTGGGCGCCTCTCATTCACTCCCTCGGTCCTAGGCTCCCGTCGGGCTAGCACTTTGCGCCTTCCCAGGCGTGGCGTGTGGATGGATGTGTGTGTCCCTTGAAAGGTCAGAGGTCACAGTTGTGACACCGAGACTTGGGAGTTGCTAGGACTCAGCTTCAGAAGAGAAACAGTCGTCAGAGGACAGATGAAGGGAAAGGAATTTGGAGTCGTGGCAGTCCCATGAGATGGGGCCACTGTCCCCCTGCAAGGGCATGTTAGGGTCCCCATTAGGGACCTCTTAGCTTTGGGGGGCGGGAGGCAGCCGTAGGCTCAGGGAGGAGGCAACACTTGGGTGCAGGGAGACTTGGAGGACGTGAAAGTGGTCAGGCTCAGGCCATCATGGGCTTTCtgccgggcgggggtgggggtgggggggcggctgGCCTTCCTGGCTCCTCCCCCCACGTGACTCAGCCGCGTCACACATGCAGAAGGGCATGTGGCCCACCTGCTGGCCTCCAGCGCATCTCGCACCTGCCTTTGCTCCTGGCTGTTGGTAGGGCTCGGTGCAGAAGTGGCCCCAGCAGCCCCCTCAGAGCTGGAGGGGTGGGATGGCTCCCGGCGGAGTCGATTCCTGGCATTGCGCGGTGTGCAGTCAGCTCCAAGCAGTGTGGACCTTTCCTCCAAGCGTCGGTGCCGAGGCGGAACGCGTTTTTAGGGAGGGACCCAGACGCCCTGGTAAACTGGTCCCCGCTTAAAAGGCAGCGGTGCTCAGGCCACGGTGGTCTAGCTGGGCGTCTGCGTGGAGCCAGCAGCGGGGTGACCTGTCCAGCCCGCGTGTTCTGCGCGTCACCCTTGTGCCCGGGCTGCCCCGTGGGGACTAACCGTGCTCTCTCCCCGCAGGATCTCCTATGACCCGGGCCGCTTCCCCAAGTACCTGCCCGAGGCCTACTGCCTGTGCCGGGGCTGCCTGACCGGGCCGGCGGGGGCCGAGGACTTGCGGCTGCGCAGCGCCCCGGTGCTCGTGCCTGCTGTCGTGCTGCGCCGGACCCCGGCCTGCGCGGGCGGCCGCGCCGTCTACACTGAGGAGTACGTCACAGTCCCCGTGGGCTGCACCTGCGTCCCCCAGCAGCAGCAAGAGGCGGGCGGCGTCCCCTCCGGCCTGGACAAGCAGGCCAGGCCCTGAGGCCACCCAGGCCCACGGAGCCTCAGAGGCGGGATGCACGGGACGGTGCAACCGACAAGAGCCAAGTGCTGGGTTTTTGCGGCCCCTTGGGGCGCCCCACTCCCTGCGGCGGGGCGGTGGGTGACAGACAGTACCAGGGCCCCGCAAGGCAGATGACAGGGGCtttaaaaatcttgtttaaagtagaatatatactttttttttaaaagccattttcaCTAGgggcagaaaatatttttatattcgcCACTTGAGCAGGTCTATCAGCCATTTTTTCCTTGACACATGACCCTTTTATCAACCCTGAGTTGCACTTCCTCTGTCAGAATTTTTGGAGGCGCAGCGGAGGCCTCAGCCCCTCTGGCTGGCCTGTGGCCTGGGGTCCCTGAATGGACCCCGTCCCAGACGGCGCTCAGGCTCGGCTACCCCAGGGCCCGGCACCCGGTTTATCCGTGAGGATGGAAACGGCCGCAGGTCTGCACAgacttttctttccactttttagggGCCGATTTGTGGGCAAGAGGTGGTGAGATCTGGGCCAGCTCCCAGGCAGAACCCACATCTTGGCTTACTAGCCAAGTGTGAGGAGAGGTGGGCATACCTAACTTTTGCAGAAGTGGTGCGTGGCGGCCTCTCTGTGTCCTGAGCAGGAGCTAAGTCCTTAAGCCTAAAGGAGGAAGGCTGACCCTGGACGCAGAGTCCTTTGCTAGGCTGAGTCCTGAGCACACTTCCCAGTCACTGAGTGAGTGGAGTGAAGGCGTGCAGGCTGAGCGCATCTCTGACTCTGCTCTGATGGACTCCGTTTTTAGAGGAAACGCCTTCCTATTAAGGTCACACTTCAGATCTGGTTGGGCCTTGGGGCCGTCAGCCTCTCTGCATCTGTTGACAGGCTCCTGCCTCTGCATCCCCTCGGCCTTGGTTTAATCTGGACGGAAGGCTTACGAGAGCTTTCACCTTGTACACAATATTGACAGAGGTTGTGCACGGAAACACATCCCCGAGCAAAATTCAggttttccaaataaaacattGAAAGCTGAGAGTGGTAGCTGTGCATAGTTGCATACAGTTTGGGGAATTTTTGAGCCTCTGGAAAAAAGGGGGGGTGACTTGTGGGGGTACATCTAGAATACATTCTTCTCCAGAAAACACAAGGCtcagagcaacaacaacaaagaaacccACATATTCGAAAAGAAAAACTGCCCTTCCAACCTTGGGGATGACTGCAGCAGCCGTCACTGCTGTTGCCTAACATTTTCCAGCCACTCCGCAGGTATAAATAGTGCCAAGGCCAGAGGAGAGTAGGTGTAAATGGCTGCAGGAGGCGAACACCGCTGCTCCACGCCTTCTATTAATAATTTAACCTCAGCCGCTTAGAGGCGGCACATCCCCAGTGGAAGACTCAGATTTCCACCCGAGATGGGGAAAGGCAACCTGCGTTTTATTTGCGTTTTCTCCCTGGATGGAACATTCATCCATTGAACAGGCATTAAGGTGCCTTGTCCGGGCTCTGAGCTCCTAGGAGGCGGTTGTGAAATAAACGCGATCCCCCACCCTGAGCTCCGGCGCGGCCCTGAAAGCACACTCGGTGGATGGGGGCCCCCCCGACGCGGGACCTACTCCTGAGACAGAGGCCAAGGTCCTGGGCGGTCCCTCAGCTGCCTGTGCTTCTGCTCTTATGTTAGGAGAGTGGGTTGAATGTGACTTCTTCCAGATGGaattccacagatttttttttttttttttccctcacatccacagcatacagaggttcccaggccaggaatcgaacctgtaccacagcagtgacaacactggatccttaacctgctgagcccccagggaactcctattgcacAGATCTAAGTGATCAAAAGCCAGGAACGTCAAGAAGGAAATCACACTGAGATGTTATCTTCATTACCCCGAAAATCGGGCTGGGAGAGCCCCCGTTTGTTGTGGTGGCCCCAGCTTCTCAATCTACTAAGAGAACAGAGAGAGGGGAGTGGCACCCGGGTCCCTGACTGCACCCGGGGGGACCACGCACTCACAGTTCGCGGTCCAGCCCAGAAGCATAATTCACGTAACAGCGAAACTCGTTTCCCAAGGTTCGCGTGTGTTCTGGAATGAATTTGCACATCTTCACCCCAAGGAGCTTCGCTGCCTCTTCCTCCATGACGGCACCTGAGAGAACAAGCAGAGGCGCCTGGAGCCGCAGTACCGGCCGCCGGGGCGGCTGCCCAGCCAGGTGCGTGGAGCGGGGGCCGTGGGCCACCTGGCGGCGGGAGGTCAGGGCTGCACCTTCCTTTCTACTTCCTCCAGCGTGTCTGCACgtgtcctttttttctccttgtctctCTTATCGGATAAGTCACTTTCCTACCTACgtggacatttaaaaatagctatttcGCAAAGTAAGAAagggaaagcaaaaataattactGAAAGCCACCGTTCTCCGACTTGGAGTCAGAAACTCCGCTCTCAGCAGCAGCGAATATGTTCAGACCCGCCTCTGGCTGAGGATGCCGTCTCGCCCTCAGCCCCGACTACGGCTGGGACACAGCCCGGCACCTCTCCCCTGACACCTGCTGTTCTGGGAAAGGCGGTGGCTCTGAGGGGCTGGGCCTGGACACCAGGCTGCCCGGAAGTAGGGGGATGCGCAGGTTGCCTTCTCTAAGGCCCGTTTATCCAGCCTGAGAAGAGCCATCCACCTCCCCATGTCTGAAGTCCTGCCCTGCGACCTTCAGCCCGACCTCTGAGCCCACAGCTTCGAGATCTCTCGTGACCTAGAGAGTCGGCGCTGCGCGCCTCCGAGGCGTACCGACACCCGGGGGCCCTCGGCCCGCATCGGACCCGCTTCCTGGGTGTCGGGCACTTCATTCTCAGCAGCCCTGACAGGCAGGCACCCGGGCCGGGGGCGGGcacggggcgggcgggcggcgttgggttggggttagggttagcCCTACCTGTGCACAGCAGGATCTTGCCCCGGGTCAGGTACTGGATGGTTTGGGCCGTTTTGCGGAGACACTCCTGGGACAGGTAGGGGGGGTCCGCGATGACGAGGTCGAAGCTGTGGGCCGCGACCCCCGGCGGGAAGTCCAGCGGCCTGCGGTAATCGTAGAAGACGAACTCCTCCCCGAGGCCGGCGAACCTGCGGTCGTGCTCGAAGAGGCAGGCCGAGCAGCGGGCTCTGTGCAGCCGCCGCAGCGTCAGGTAAACGCTGGGGGCGCTCACGCAGGCGATTCTGGAAGAGAAGGCGGGGAAGCAATTCAGCCAAGACCCTCGTGAGTCGCGGCCCATGACCCTCGTGAGCTGCCACGCAACGGCGTCACCAAAGAGAACAGCCGTTGTGCTGCGGGTACCTTCGAGTAACTGGTAGAGCCtcacttccttttgcttttctagggccgcacccgcggcatctggagggtcccaggctaggggtccaatcggagctacagccgccagcctacaccggagcaacgccagattcaagccacatctgccacctacaccacagctcccggcaacgccgaatccttaacccactgagcggggccagggatccgaccgaAGTCCTTGTGGATACGAAgcaggtttgttactgccgagccacgacgggaactcctctgcctcaCGTTTAAGGAATCGGGTGTTGAAAAACCTGCAATTCATACTTTTAAGATATGAAAGGATAAGTGTGCTTTTTATAGCAAAAGTGTAAAACATTAGGGCAAGAGTTATGCAGCTCATGGCCTGAATTTACCAGTTATTTTCACATTggttttttaatacttatttcagATACTTGTAGCCTCTAACTAAAAATTTTgaacttattttgaaatattcataatcttgaaggaaagaaaacccCCAACTAACTGcctaaatgttttttaaaaagatatttaaaattggatCTCAGTGAAAACTACTTCGaaatttctgcttcttttttatataaggaaacttaaaaaaaagtttttactggcgttcctgttgtgcctcagcagtaacaaacctgactagtacccatgaggacgcaggttccatccctggccccgctcagtgggttaaggatccggcattgccgggagctgtggtgtatgtaggtagcagatatggcttgaatctggcgttgctgtggtggaggcccatccgtgtggctgcaaatggcattatttcattcttggttgtggctgagcagtactCCACTGTGTGCACCTGCATCGTCTTCATCCCGTTCTCTGCTGCTGGACACTTCGgtggcttctgtgtcttggctattttgaatagtgctgctatgaacccaggggtgcatgtatcttttcaagttagagttttctccagatagatgcccaggagtgggactgctggtcATACGGTAGTtgaatatttaggtttttaaggaacttccatctTGTTTTCCTCAacgattgtaccaatttacattcccaccaactgtgtaggaaAGGTTCCctatctccacaccctctccagcatttattgtttgtggactttttatcgtttctcttttttttttttttggctgcacccatggcatatggaagttcctggcccagggaaccaatctgagctgcagcatatgccacagctgcagcaatgccagatccttaacccactatcaGGGCCAGGGGCCAAACTCAGGCatcagcagtgactcaagccactgcactgacaatgctggatccttaactgatgcaccacagcgggaactccctgcaaactTCTTGAAGATGGCCATtttcactggtgtgaggtggtacctcattgtagttttgatgtgcatttctctaataattagtgatgttgagcatctttccatgtgctgtTTGGCCCTctgtttttggagaaatgtctattttagatcccatttttaaatttttttgataaagagttgcatgagatgtttgtgtattttggagattaattccttgttggtcgctttatttgcaaatattttctatgggttgtttttgttttttgcttgtttgttgttatggtttcctttgctgtgcaaaagcttttaggtttaattggTTATgacagcttttcttttcattactctaggaggtcaATCAAAAAAGATCCTGCTGCTCTTTGTTTCAGAGTTCTGTTTCCTCtcaagagttttacagtatccagccttacatttaggtctttagtccatcttgagttgatttttgtgtgtggtgttagagagtgtgctggtttcattctttgacagatggttgtccagttttcccagcaccacttactgaagagactgtcttttctccattatatattcttgcctcctttgtcacagatcgATTGACCGTAGgcgcatgggtttatttctgggctttctatcctgttccattgatccatgtgtctgttttcatgccagtaccatactgttttaatgaccGTAGCTTGgtggtatagtttgaagtcagggagcctgattctaccagctccacttttctttctcaagactggTTTGGCTGTTTggagtcttttgtatttccatacaaatttttaagagattttgttctaggtctgtgaaaaatgctattggcaatttgatagggattgctttgaatctgtagagcACCTTGGGTAGCAGTCATTTT is a genomic window of Phacochoerus africanus isolate WHEZ1 chromosome 13, ROS_Pafr_v1, whole genome shotgun sequence containing:
- the EEF1AKMT1 gene encoding EEF1A lysine methyltransferase 1, with the protein product MSDSEDEGTPQLSSHALAALQEFYAEQKQRADSGGHDKYGLGAIEENWQLSQFWYNQETALRLAEEAVAAAGDGGRIACVSAPSVYLTLRRLHRARCSACLFEHDRRFAGLGEEFVFYDYRRPLDFPPGVAAHSFDLVIADPPYLSQECLRKTAQTIQYLTRGKILLCTGAVMEEEAAKLLGVKMCKFIPEHTRTLGNEFRCYVNYASGLDREL